GTGAGTGGTGTTAAGAAGATGGAGTAGTTCGCAAAGCGAAATATGACCCGGATAGAAATGACTTATTGCATGATGGTGACAGCAAAAAGACGATCCAGTTTCTTAAAAACAATCCTGAAGCTGTTAAACAAGGAGTAACACGTTGGTCACATACAGTATTACATGTAGCTATATTTGATAAGAGAGGGATGAAGCTTATTGAGGAGATTGTAAATCTCATGTCACCAGAATTGCTCGAATATGAAGCTGGGGTATATGATTTCACAGCACTTCATTACGCTGCTCAGTATGGAAATTTCGAAGCTATTGTATTATTGGTAAATAAGAATCCAACGTTGCCTCTGCTACGTGATAACAGAGGATTTACACCACTGGATATAGCTCTTCAAAATGTTTCAATTTACCAGAAGGAGGTAGTTGAATATCTTTACTCTGTAACTAAAGACGTGGTAAACCCAAGTCCATTCTCGGGAGAGGATGGTGCATCTACTTTATGCGAATTAATTGAGGCCAATTTCTACGGTGAGTTTTCAAACTATTATATCTTCCCATCTATCGTGTACATATTCCACACATACATGTAGCTCATATACCGAGTTAATGCTTCTGAATCGTTTTTGAATTTAGATATAGCACTGTGCCTTGTCCTGAAGTTTCCAGAACTGGCAATGACAAAATCAAATAGATTTGATATGTGCGGATTGGAAGTGATGGTTCGAAGACCCTTTGCATTTCAAAGTGGCACTAACCTTACGTGGTGGCAGAACCTCATCTATCCGTGTAATGTTAATTTTTAGTAACAGATCTAACTGTAAATACATTTGTGTTTACCTTCATCGATTATTCATCCAAATACATTTGCTCGTATATAAAATTAATCTAACTGTAAATGTGCAGTAATTCAAGTGGATATGAAAACTACATGTATCCAATCAATGGAACCAGCCGAATGCACCATTAGAGACGAAGAGAACCCTGCCCCAAAAAACTTAGATTCCAACAAAATACAAGAAAGCTCAAAAGTCCCCTCATCAACTACTTATAAAGGACTCGTGATGCCTTATCTAACGCGCGGTATATTCCTTGTGATATTACCTCTAATTTTTTTAAGTGCATGATTAATCAAAGATCGAAGACCATGGGACGTTTTGATTTTACTTAGACCTTAAATGTCAAGGGTTTTATATTGATGGCAGCTTCGTTTGACCATTATTTTAGCGATTGGCATCGAACATCTATATAAACAAAAGATGGTGCACCAACAAGCAAAGGCACTGATTAAACAAATGATAGCAGAGATCTGTAAGTCAACTACAATATTGAGGTTTTTGAGGGATAATCCAAACATCATGAAGATAGCTATAAAGCATGGGATCGTAGAGTTTGTAGCGGAATGtctcaagaagaagaagactctATATTTTCATAGGATACCGGTAGAAACCATGATAGAAATGGCTATTACAGAACGGAAAGAAATGATAGTGAATTTCATATGTAAAACCGCTGACAGACATGGAGACAAGATTGATCTAGTTTCCAGAAGAGATGGAGACAACAATACTATTTTGCATTACGCTTCCAAGCTAGCGCCTTTAGCTCAACTCAGTCTAGTCTCAGGTGCAGCGCTCCAAATGCAACGAGAAATGCAATGGTATAAGGTAAGAGCGATGATTTCATTCGATCTATAACAAGAAACAGTTTTTTCTAATTAATTAACTCTCCGCAAAtatgcttttttttttataaggtaAGTGTAATTCCATATCATGCAGGGGATAGAAAGTATAGCACGGGAAAGTGATCGGTACACGAGAAATAAAAAAGGAGATACAGCTCAATTCATATTTACCGAGGCACACAAGGAGTTGGTGAAGGAAGGCCAAGATTGGTTAAAAGATACGTCTGGTTCGTGCATGATAGTTGGCGCCTTAATTGCAACTGTAGCATTTGCTGCTGCTTTTACCGTTCCAGGAGGTAACATCAGTGATAGTAACAACGCTTTGAACGGCACCCCAATATTTTTAGGAAAGTCTTCATTTACTGTGTTTGCGGTGTCAGACGCCATAGCTCTGTTCTCTTCGATCACATCGGTGCTCATGTTCTTAGCAATATATACTTCGAGATATGCAGAGATTGATTTCCTAAAGTCTCTACCACAGAAGTTAATATTCGGTCTTGCAACTCTCTTTATATCTATGGTGGCTATATTGGCAGCTTTTGGTGCATCACTGCTTATAGTAGTTGGAAGCAGATTTGCGCAGGCCTTAATTCCAATAACCGTGTTTGGTTGTTGTCCATTGGCCCTCTTTGCATGGTTGCAATTGCCGTTGTTTGTTGAAATGGTTTGTTCTACGTATTGGGGTCTCTTTAAGAAACATAAATTTATTGATCTTTCCTCtaagaaaaatgaaaacaaatcgaggaaaaacaaaaagaaaaattaacaatAAAAAGGAGGCCAAGCTAGAGAGGAAGTAATCCGATGGTGATGTATCACAGTAACTCATAATCTCCTGTCCCTTTAAAGTGTGGCATACGGGTCGTGTCTGCAGTAATTCTCCCTTCCCTTTAGTACACTGCTACCTCTGATCAGGTTGACATAGTCAGACATGGTAGAAGAAAAATTCATTTTGAAGACTTCAAAGTCTGGATATGTACTTGCTTGATATAATGGTAACTGTTAGGTCACAATCAAATGCTAATAATTTACGATTCAACCGTGAAGAAATAAATGATTGAACATTGGACTCTAAATTTCTTAAAACTTTTTTGAATTAGATATATCATATATAAGAGGATTATATTCTTGAAGTTTCTGTACAGCTGAGGTGGGAAAGCAAGAAAATATTGTACCTGTATTTACTACCAAACTTACTAAATGGGTGCTTCAATAATCATATTTCCTTTCTTTTTATTCTGTTTCTTTTGTTTTCCATATTTCATAATTGCGAGTGTCGAAAATTGTTCAAATAATCGGTGTAGCAAATTTGAGCCTAGTATCTTATATCCTTTCAGAATTAAAGGGCGTCAAGGCGAACGATGTGGTTATCAAGGTTTTAATCTTACCTGTAATAATATGAGTAGGACAGTTTTAGAACTACCATTTTCTGAACCTTTCTTCGTCCAAGGTATCAACTATAGCGATACTCATAATGAGATACAACTTATAGATCCGGATAACTGTCTTGCTAAGCGTTTTCTGAAACAGGTGAATCTTTCTGGTACCCCTTTCATCGGTATTGAGTATAAGAATTATTCGTTCTTTAGCTGCCAATCAGAAACTTACGATCTCGCGAAGGATATAAGTTGCCTTAGTAACTCCACACACCAAGTATTTGCTATAGCTAATACAACAAGTTCCAGTAGTTCATGGCCTCACGCAAATTGCACGTTAATTACTACTGTACCAGTTCCAGTTGAATCCGGTAAGGATGTGTATGGACATCCCTGGTTTGCATATACAAATGTTCTTCATCTCACATGGCCTTGGAAGCAAGCACCATACTGCAAACGAAATGGCTGTAATGAAAGGTCAAACTTTCCATCCTTCAGAGACCCTGATGTTCCGAGGCGTGGTTAGCATCCATCATTCCTTGtactatttttaattattttcagtTTATGAATATAAAAGACTAGACAAAATTTTCTGATAACTAACTTTGTATCGCAGGTGGTAACATATTTCTTATCGTCATGGGAATCCTAATACCGACCGGAATAGCCAGTTATTTGTGCTATATTATTTTAAGAAGTAAAGGCTTTTTCTCTGGTCGTGGTACTGAAGCAAGCAGCTGGTCCAGCTCAACAGAATTAGTCGCCATTGCCACCAGTTTAGATGGTTCAGCAGTAAAATCCTTACCCACGATAGTTGTTGGTGAGAGTGGACGATTGCCCGATCCAGACAATAATATTTGTTCGATATGTTTGTCAGAGTATCAACCAAAAGAGACACTGAAGACAATGCCGGCGTGTAATCACTGTTTCCACGTTGATTGTATTGATGTTTGGCTTCTTTTGAATTCAACATGTCCTATCTGCCGGATATCTCCGGTTTCAGAAAAAATTGCTATGGCTACCTCTCAAGGCTTGTAAATTGACTTCTCATGCATTCTTGGTCAAGGTAGTTCTGGGACAACCTTGACTATCTCTTTCTTTGTTAAGCTCCGTGTGATGTAAATGTCTTGGTCAAGTTGATATTGGAATTCAATGGAATTAAAATGGAATGAAACTTCCTAAGTCAATAAAACACTAAGAGAGTGGTTGTTACGTAAAGAATTACCCACTTCTTTTTCCGAAATGATAGGTTGACCGAATAGTTCTCCCGATTTTTTATCCCGCGTCTAATACAAACGGGACCCATAACTTTCCTTTACCCATCCAGATGTTAGAGAGTTTGGATCTCTTCCGTCCATTCCTCTTTCCGGACATTTTGCGGGAGAGAAGCTCGGTAAGTCTAGCACTTCTCCTTCTTTATTTGTCAACTTCCTAGCACAAAAAAAAACTCCAACTAACAAATAAAAATGAAGACCAAGTCTTTATCCTTAAAGTT
This portion of the Papaver somniferum cultivar HN1 chromosome 11, ASM357369v1, whole genome shotgun sequence genome encodes:
- the LOC113323718 gene encoding uncharacterized protein LOC113323718 isoform X1, whose amino-acid sequence is MPTKEIGDNQTNEEMKEIKELLKVLIQCQAKQAETRANIQNQILEVLRSIDIASNKQKEAPTVKNVSDDSKDITKESDGDGEENQPSNIEDGVVRKAKYDPDRNDLLHDGDSKKTIQFLKNNPEAVKQGVTRWSHTVLHVAIFDKRGMKLIEEIVNLMSPELLEYEAGVYDFTALHYAAQYGNFEAIVLLVNKNPTLPLLRDNRGFTPLDIALQNVSIYQKEVVEYLYSVTKDVVNPSPFSGEDGASTLCELIEANFYDIALCLVLKFPELAMTKSNRFDMCGLEVMVRRPFAFQSGTNLTWWQNLIYPLIQVDMKTTCIQSMEPAECTIRDEENPAPKNLDSNKIQESSKVPSSTTYKGLVMPYLTRAIGIEHLYKQKMVHQQAKALIKQMIAEICKSTTILRFLRDNPNIMKIAIKHGIVEFVAECLKKKKTLYFHRIPVETMIEMAITERKEMIVNFICKTADRHGDKIDLVSRRDGDNNTILHYASKLAPLAQLSLVSGAALQMQREMQWYKGIESIARESDRYTRNKKGDTAQFIFTEAHKELVKEGQDWLKDTSGSCMIVGALIATVAFAAAFTVPGGNISDSNNALNGTPIFLGKSSFTVFAVSDAIALFSSITSVLMFLAIYTSRYAEIDFLKSLPQKLIFGLATLFISMVAILAAFGASLLIVVGSRFAQALIPITVFGCCPLALFAWLQLPLFVEMVCSTYWGLFKKHKFIDLSSKKNENKSRKNKKKN
- the LOC113323718 gene encoding uncharacterized protein LOC113323718 isoform X2, producing the protein MPTKEIGDNQTNEEMKEIKELLKVLIQCQAKQAETRANIQNQILEVLRSIDIASNKQKEAPTVKNVSDDSKDITKESDGDGEENQPSNIDGVVRKAKYDPDRNDLLHDGDSKKTIQFLKNNPEAVKQGVTRWSHTVLHVAIFDKRGMKLIEEIVNLMSPELLEYEAGVYDFTALHYAAQYGNFEAIVLLVNKNPTLPLLRDNRGFTPLDIALQNVSIYQKEVVEYLYSVTKDVVNPSPFSGEDGASTLCELIEANFYDIALCLVLKFPELAMTKSNRFDMCGLEVMVRRPFAFQSGTNLTWWQNLIYPLIQVDMKTTCIQSMEPAECTIRDEENPAPKNLDSNKIQESSKVPSSTTYKGLVMPYLTRAIGIEHLYKQKMVHQQAKALIKQMIAEICKSTTILRFLRDNPNIMKIAIKHGIVEFVAECLKKKKTLYFHRIPVETMIEMAITERKEMIVNFICKTADRHGDKIDLVSRRDGDNNTILHYASKLAPLAQLSLVSGAALQMQREMQWYKGIESIARESDRYTRNKKGDTAQFIFTEAHKELVKEGQDWLKDTSGSCMIVGALIATVAFAAAFTVPGGNISDSNNALNGTPIFLGKSSFTVFAVSDAIALFSSITSVLMFLAIYTSRYAEIDFLKSLPQKLIFGLATLFISMVAILAAFGASLLIVVGSRFAQALIPITVFGCCPLALFAWLQLPLFVEMVCSTYWGLFKKHKFIDLSSKKNENKSRKNKKKN
- the LOC113321085 gene encoding RING-H2 finger protein ATL20-like gives rise to the protein MSRTVLELPFSEPFFVQGINYSDTHNEIQLIDPDNCLAKRFLKQVNLSGTPFIGIEYKNYSFFSCQSETYDLAKDISCLSNSTHQVFAIANTTSSSSSWPHANCTLITTVPVPVESGKDVYGHPWFAYTNVLHLTWPWKQAPYCKRNGCNERSNFPSFRDPDVPRRGGNIFLIVMGILIPTGIASYLCYIILRSKGFFSGRGTEASSWSSSTELVAIATSLDGSAVKSLPTIVVGESGRLPDPDNNICSICLSEYQPKETLKTMPACNHCFHVDCIDVWLLLNSTCPICRISPVSEKIAMATSQGL